In Sphaeramia orbicularis chromosome 15, fSphaOr1.1, whole genome shotgun sequence, a single genomic region encodes these proteins:
- the golga4 gene encoding golgin subfamily A member 4 isoform X3 — protein MFKKLKQRINEEQSPQRNAQSPQQAQMGPGDRRSSQTPPFHHDGSPSPSDREMLAGMIAEPAFLSEYTIFALDHSKRPKTAQVASVSATKEPARSPRGSINGDGSASPLREEPQSFAQKLQLRVPSMESLIRGGASRAESLFRSPSKENLIRTSSRDSLTPLGENEPLGAPSYDPPSDIESEAEEPSGNTESLSKEQLLHRLFRVERSLGKYRGKYSELVTAYRTVQRDKEKTQAILSQSQDKALRRIGELREELQMDQQAKKHLQDEFDAALEEKDQMITVLQTQVALMKKRLKGVSDGAVPPEGQLPQSEDSTSVQQSPSKEQEVEPEASEEGGNADPAKLMEQLQKRVKRQENLLQKCKDVMRTHKERSAQLSSENETLQEQLQERLQELEKMKELHTTEKTKLITQLRDAKNLIEQLEQDKGMVIAETKRQMHETLEMKEEEIAQLRSRLQQSTAQREELQEQKERAEKAAFEELERALGAAQKAEEARKQQQVQLEEQVKEVERASEEERKTLQQELTRVKQEVVTIMKKSSEETVANLEKAHSEALAAKEEEMNARINAAVEKCKKEFAQLAKEREQQATLALEDAELQKTALKIESENKVKEIQLELEAARTRVLELESSLDKLSQDGSNLSHELSSQLDELKDKHREQISALEEKHQEQLEKHKGTLTQQQNNTMEELKEKHRAEVETILKDKELQFQAHVEDMNQKTLEKLDAKQAELEALSSDLSEALKSKRLLEEKLVAAEEVHSLAKQDYEKRFEDQVAKHNAEIADIKQEHEQSLGGMEKTLKEELNTLKIVLREKEKENEEHTLKINTLQEESHSTLQELNAKIKELEELQQCLSQSQLESAGLKESNAQLSKISLDLDQCKKDLTDLEHQLEVAKTDCQQKEKSLQELEHQLENTKKEFSEQKKLFTVELNTKQEEQTRLKKQLDDEKAVLEKKMKNTITEMEGKLKSQETKMEKFKQKAKEMQENFKKKLQQNEETMKKELAKKDAELQQKEKQVQEKILEMAQKSSQGLSDTMSELQNNHKEEVEKLQDAHKHEIEELEHHWQQKLGQQEEEIMEKNSHILQEKAQELEDTSQQLSRSREENEQVLCEIKNLKEELAIRETTVQKLQAELNEAAVKLESLSQGEAVLKEQMESVERNLNQALNERNSLQDKLSSMEEEGREKLKTLSDQLEETEKQLKAVEGSRCKESEEMQSKFEETAIQLQAKEAEFQQRLIMITNQMEHYCQEVQSKVDCGSNELCQKVENRVGELKDRLLCSQKKVAHLHNIILTKVDRICTLEETLRRQTEENKNLCISLEQVTAQVKAHEEHITALTHERETLTRDAENQFQSINENIQKTEKLSEENRIISENIKTNELHISNLESIISDLKNQLASSIKDKEEAINQLNQQKQERKRMEETTERLELEKTSALEQASALRNSLSEFENSAESKLAQNDNTITSLQTRLGELEREISEKNEALQRLTASIDNQSISKSEMDQVLSEKEQKLSDLTSEFESCNSRLCELQEQLALKTRECEQLAANLKQQHSITENEKRVLVEQLQQTQMQCTQNGNLEQEMVQKLHSLEEDNQKCKYELQSQKEEFERIKSEIIKSNDENLKATEEKLSTESVRKVSELKKKAEQKIGQIKKQLTSQLEEREQTIKALRASLEETKRNETFSKEHVETLEEKTKALEEALAKLKEEQEKQLEEIQSHERLEREKSLEEMKNLYEEKLSSLQKNTADHEGLKETSSVLQETEAKLKEAEEQNGALLAELNQLKEEILDKDAQINQHQANIEQNSSETVVERKVECSSVQQTKSALENDMENHSETQEEDGESFKSRLAQVKNEKDKIYKDFCRLQKDMRLLRKEHEQDLEYTKKEMMEENEKKLKLELEDMEMKHNSTVKQLMREFQTQLALKEKELDSAVKEAIAKAQAVEAELIYSHRDEASQLRKSREEEMGDRVWQVQKELEELQARSQNTSETPISTVELQAQLAEKTTLLSEARLKEQEFIERIHSLEDKIKCFHRSTVVTHLGSTYKDPGYNSSDALSEATEMEYLRKVLFEYMMGRETKTMAKVITSMLKFPPDQAQKVLDKEDSKTIAWLR, from the exons ATGGGCCCTGGTGATCGTCGCAGCAGCCAGACTCCCCCTTTTCACCATGATGGTTCACCCTCTCCAAGTGACAGAGAG ATGCTGGCTGGGATGATAGCAGAGCCCGCTTTTCTCTCTGAGTATACTATCTTTGCTCTGGACCATTCAAAACGACCCAAAACGGCCCAGGTAGCCAGTGTG AGTGCCACTAAAGAACCAGCAAGGTCTCCTAGAGGTAGCATCAATGGAGATGGAAGTGCCTCTCCTCTT AGAGAGGAGCCACAGTCATTTGCCCAGAAACTCCAACTCCGAGTTCCCTCAATGGAGTCTTTAATTCGCGGAGGTGCCAGCCGGGCAGAAAGCCTTTTCCGCTCTCCGTCTAAAGAGAACCTCATCCGAACCTCATCGCGTGACTCCCTGACACCTTTGGGAGAAAATGAGCCTCTGGGTGCCCCCTCGTACGACCCACCCTCAGATATTGAGAGTGAGGCTGAGGAGCCTTCAGGAAACACTGAATCCCTCTCCAAAGAGCAGTTGTTGCACCGGCTGTTTCGGGTGGAGAGGAGTTTGGGGAAATACAGAGGGAAGTACTCAGAG CTTGTTACTGCATACCGCACAGTACAACgagacaaagaaaaaacacag GCCATCCTCAGTCAGAGTCAAGATAAAGCTCTCCGCAGGATAGGGGAGCTGCGtgag GAGCTGCAAATGGACCAGCAGGCCAAAAAACACCTACAGGATGAGTTTGATGCTGCTCTGGAGGAGAAAGATCAAATGATcactgttctgcagacacag GTTGCTCTGATGAAGAAACGGCTGAAAGGGGTCTCTGATGGTGCAGTACCACCTGAGGGTCAACTCCCTCAGTCTGAAGACTCCACCTCTGTCCAACAGAGTCCTTCAAAAGAACAAGaagtggagcctgaagccagtgAAG AAGGGGGCAACGCTGATCCAGCCAAACTTATGGAACAGCTACAGAAGAGAGTGAAGAGGCAGGAAAACCTACTGCAGAAGTGTAAAGATGTGATGCGAACACACAAGGAGAGGAGCGCTCAGCTCAGCAGTGAGAATGAAACTCTACAAGAACAGCTGCAGGAGAGACTGCAGGAACTGGAGAAGATGAAG GAACTGCACACAACAGAGAAGACTAAGTTGATCACTCAGCTGCGTGATGCCAAAAACCTTATTGAACAGTTGGAACAGGATAAG ggaatggtcaTTGCAGAAACAAAGCGTCAGATGCACGAAACACTGGAAATGAAAGAAGAAGAGATCGCACAGCTACGCTCAAGGCTTCAACAGTCGACTGCCCAAAGAGAAGAGCTGCAGGAACAGAAAGAAAGAGCTGAGAAAGCAG CATTTGAGGAACTTGAGCGGGCATTAGGTGCAGCTCAGAAGGCGGAAGAGGCCAGAAAGCAGCAGCAGGTTCAACTGGAGGAGCAAGTGAAAGAAGTTGAAAGAGCCAGTGAAGAAGAGAGGAAGACTTTGCAGCAGGAACTCACACGAGTGAAGCAGGAGGTTGTTACCATCATGAAG AAGTCATCTGAGGAAACTGTGGCCAACTTGGAAAAAGCCCACAGTGAAGCCCTGGCTGCTAAAGAAGAAGAGATGAATGCCAGAATCAACGCAGCTGTG GAGAAATGCAAAAAGGAGTTTGCCCAGTTAGCTAAGGAACGAGAACAGCAAGCCACTCTAGCTCTGGAGGATGCGGAATTACAGAAAACAGCTTTGAAGATAGAGTCTGAAAACAAGGTTAAAGAGATACAGCTAGAGCTAGAGGCTGCAAGAACT AGAGTATTGGAGCTAGAGAGCTCTCTGGATAAGCTCTCCCAGGATGGATCCAATCTGTCCCATGAACTTTCCAGTCAGCTGGATGAACTGAAAGATAAACACAGGGAGCAAATATCTGCATTAGAGGAAAAGCACCAGGAGCAGCTGGAAAAGCACAAGGGCACCCTAACCCAGCAGCAGAACAATACTATGGAGGAGCTCAAAGAAAAACACAGAGCTGAAGTGGAGACGATTCTGAAAGATAAAGAGTTGCAGTTCCAAGCACATGTTGAAGACATGAACCAGAAAACATTAGAAAAACTGGATGCAAAGCAGGCAGAGCTGGAGGCTTTATCTTCTGACCTTTCAGAGGCTTTGAAGAGTAAACGGCTTCTGGAGGAGAAGCTGGTCGCAGCTGAGGAAGTGCATAGTTTAGCTAAGCAAGACTATGAAAAAAGGTTTGAGGATCAGGTGGCAAAGCACAATGCAGAGATTGCAGATATTAAGCAGGAGCATGAGCAGTCACTTGGCGGTATGGAGAAAACTCTGAAAGAGGAACTTAACACGCTGAAAATAGTTTTGagggaaaaggaaaaggaaaatgaagaaCACACTCTTAAAATAAACACACTACAAGAGGAATCACATTCCACTCTCCAAGAATTAAATGCTAAAATTAAAGAACTGGAGGAACTGCAGCAGTGTTTATCACAGTCCCAATTAGAAAGTGCAGGCCTCAAGGAATCTAATGCACAGTTAAGTAAGATCTCACTGGATCTAGATCAGTGTAAGAAGGACTTGACAGATTTAGAGCATCAGTTGGAGGTAGCAAAAACTGATTGTCAACAAAAAGAGAAGTCGCTTCAGGAGCTTGAGCACCAATTAGAAAATACCAAGAAGGAGTTCTCAGAACAGAAGAAGCTTTTCACAGTAGAATTGAACACTAAGCAGGAAGAACAAACACGCCTCAAGAAACAGTTGGATGATGAAAAAGCTGTCCTTGAGAAGAAGATGAAAAACACTATAACTGAAATGGAAGGTAAACTGAAGTCACAGGAAACAAAGATGGAAAAGTTTAAACAGAAAGCCAAAGAAATGCAAGAGAATTTTAAGAAAAAGCTTCAGCAAaatgaagaaactatgaagaaGGAACTTGCAAAGAAAGATGCAGAACTTCAGCAAAAAGAGAAGCAAGTTCAGGAGAAGATTTTAGAGATGGCTCAAAAAAGCTCTCAAGGCCTCAGTGATACAATGTCAGAGCTGCAAAATAACCataaggaggaggtggagaaacTACAGGATGCCCATAAGCATGAGATTGAGGAGCTGGAACATCATTGGCAGCAGAAGTTGGGACAGCAGGAGGAAGAAATAATGGAGAAAAACTCACATATTCTACAGGAGAAAGCACAGGAACTGGAGGACACTTCTCAGCAACTTAGCAGAAGCAGAGAGGAGAATGAACAAGTGTTGTGTGAAATAAAGAATTTGAAGGAGGAGCTGGCTATTCGGGAAACCACTGTGCAGAAACTGCAAGCAGAGCTTAATGAAGCAGCAGTAAAACTGGAAAGTTTATCTCAGGGTGAAGCAGTGCTGAAAGAGCAAATGGAGTCAGTGGAGAGGAACCTTAACCAGGCTCTGAATGAGAGAAACTCCCTCCAAGACAAGCTGAGCTCAATGGAGGAAGAGGGGAGAGAGAAGTTAAAGACCTTGTCAGATCAACTGGAGGAAACAGAGAAGCAGCTTAAGGCAGTGGAAGGTTCCAGATGTAAGGAAAGTGAGGAGATGCAGAGTAAATTTGAGGAGACTGCCATTCAGCTACAAGCCAAGGAAGCAGAGTTCCAACAGCGTTTAATAATGATCACCAACCAAATGGAGCATTACTGTCAGGaggttcagtctaaagtggactGTGGATCCAATGAGCTCTGTCAGAAGGTTGAAAATCGGGTGGGGGAGTTGAAAGATAGGCTGCTCTGTAGTCAGAAAAAGGTAGCACATCTTCACAACATTATCCTTACTAAAGTAGATAGAATTTGCACTTTGGAGGAAACTCTCCGCCGGCAGACAGAGGAGAATAAGAATCTATGCATTTCTTTAGAACAGGTGACTGCTCAGGTAAAAGCTCATGAGGAGCATATCACAGCCTTAACACACGAGAGGGAGACGCTAACAAGAGATGCTGAAAATCAATTTCAGTCAATCAATGAAAATATTCAGAAAACGGAGAAGCTCAGTGAAGAAAACCGAATCATAtcagaaaatattaaaacaaatgaGCTGCATATCAGTAACTTGGAAAGTATCATCAGTGACTTGAAAAATCAGCTAGCAAGTAGCATAAAAGACAAGGAAGAAGCCATAAATCAGCTGAACCAGCAGAAGCAGGAGAGGAAACGAATGGAGGAGACAACTGAGAGATTGGAGCTGGAGAAAACGTCTGCGCTGGAACAGGCCAGTGCACTCAGGAACAGCCTGTCAGAGTTTGAGAATAGTGCCGAGTCCAAGCTCGCCCAGAATGACAACACTATCACATCTTTACAGACAAGGCTCGGAGAGCTCGAGCGAGAAATCTCTGAAAAGAATGAAGCTTTGCAGAGGCTTACCGCAAGTATTGACAATCAGTCCATCAGCAAGTCTGAGATGGACCAGGTTCTGAGTGAGAAAGAGCAGAAGTTGAGTGATCTTACTTCGGAGTTCGAGAGTTGCAACAGTCGACTCTGTGAGCTTCAGGAGCAGTTAGCCTTAAAGACAAGAGAGTGTGAACAACTCGCAGCCAACCTCAAACAGcagcacagcatcacagagaATGAGAAAAGAGTGTTGGTAGAACAGCTGCAGCAGACCCAGATGCAATGCACTCAGAATGGGAACTTGGAGCAAGAGATGGTGCAAAAACTACATTCCCTTGAGGAAGACAACCAAAAGTGTAAATACGAGCTTCAGAGTCAAAAAGAAGAATTTGAGAGGATTAAAAGCGAGATCATAAAGAGCAATGATGAAAATCTGAAGGCAACAGAAGAGAAATTGTCCACAGAGAGCGTCCGGAAAGTATCGGAGCTGAAGAAGAAAGCAGAGCAGAAAATCGGTCAGATTAAAAAGCAGCTAACCTCCCAACTTGAAGAGAGAGAGCAGACAATCAAGGCTCTGAGGGCGAGTTTGGAGGAAACCAAGAGGAACGAAACATTCAGCAAAGAGCATGTAGAAACATTAGAGGAGAAAACAAAAGCCCTCGAGGAAGCACTTGCGAAGCTGAAAGAGGAGCAGGAGAAACAACTTGAAGAGATTCAAAGTCATGAGAGGCTTGAGAGAGAGAAGTCTTTAGAGGAAATGAAAAACCTGTATGAAGAGAAGCTGTCATCACTTCAAAAGAATACAGCGGATCACGAAGGCCTTAAAGAAACCTCATCAGTGCTGCAGGAAACTGAGGCAAAACTAAAAGAGGCAGAAGAACAAAATGGAGCCCTTCTTGCAGAACTAAATCAACTCAAAGAAGAAATACTTGACAAGGACGCTCAGATTAATCAACATCAGGCAAATATTGAGCAAAATTCATCAGAAACTGTGGTTGAGAGGAAGGTGGAATGTTCCAGTGTGCAGCAAACAAAGAGCGCATTAGAAAACGACATGGAGAACCACTCTGAGACTCAAGAAGAGGACGGTGAGTCGTTCAAAAGCAGACTCGCTCAGGTGAagaatgaaaaagacaaaatctaCAAAGACTTCTGCAGGCTTCAGAAAGACATGCGGTTATTGAGGAAGGAGCACGAACAGGACCTAGAGTACACCAAGAAGGAGATGATGGAAGAGAATGAGAAAAAATTAAA ACTGGAATTGGAAGACATGGAAATGAAGCACAACTCTACAGTGAAGCAGTTAATGAGGGAGTTCCAAACACAACTGGCCTTGAAGGAAAAGGAGCTTGATTCGGCAGTGAAGGAAGCCATTG CAAAGGCCCAGGCTGTGGAGGCTGAACTCATCTACAGCCATCGTGATGAAGCCAGTCAGCTACGGAAG AGTCGAGAGGAGGAGATGGGAGACAGAGTGTGGCAGGTTCAGAAGGAACTGGAGGAGCTGCAAGCAAGGAGCCAGAACACTTCTGAG